TTCACGACACGAGCAAGATGCTCGCACTACCCTAACTTTTAACATGAATTCGGGATAAGGATTTCGGTGGTTAAAACCGCCGCTATCGGAGCAAAACTGACCTGCGTTGGTTCGTCAAACCTGGATTTTCCGTAGTCCGCGTCGGCGGACTTCGCTCTAGTAGCCGCGAATTCATTCGCCGGGTTTGATCGCTTTGGTCTGAAAACTTAAGGCAAAGGCAATGGCTCCAACCCGGATACTGGGAAAGCTTTCCGACTCACCTCCGCTCCATCAAATGTGGCTCCGGCTGTAACGCGAATTGACATTAAATTCACATTAAAAAGAGCCTGCACCTTATATCGGGTACAGACTCCTTTACGGCTTAGAGACTTACCTACTTAACGTGAATTCGGGATCAGGATTTCGGCGGTTAAAACCGCAGCTATAAGAGCAAAACTGACCTGCGTCGGTTCGTCAAACCTTGATTTTCCCGGAGTCCGCGTCGGCGGACTTCGCTCTAGTAGCCGCGAATTCATTCGCCGGGCTCTTAAACCAAACTGACGTTACTTACGGTAAGGCACTGCTCTTTCATAGTCGATGTTGAGCGCAGAGATCCGCTGAGGAGGATTGCTGCGAGGGCTAATGCTGCGTGCCATGTCAAGGAACTGAGCAGGGCTGCCTGCTTTGGGCTTCTTGTCTTGAGGAACGTAGCTGCGAACGGTAGTTTGCCAGATAACTTGAGGGAAGCCCAACTTACCACGATAGTATTCGTCGTAGCGAGGCGACTTGATGTTGAAGGGCAGTTCACCTTCGGTGCGACCGGGCAGGACACGACGACGCTGGTAAGGAACGATGTCATACCCAAATGCATCCAGGTATTCCTGGCTGTTGAGCAGGTCGTCTACAAAACCAACAATCCCTTTGGTAGCAACAACAATCGACCAGGCGATTTTTTCACGCTCGTTGTAAACGTCGCGTCCTAAAACGCGCTGTACCGTTTGCTCAACAAAGCGGTAGTTGCTGTTGAGGTCATAGAAACTGCGTCTGTAGGTGTTGGACAGCAACAAACCACGAATGAAGTCGCGAACTGTAATTTGACCGCTGCGGAGTTGGGACTCCAAGAACCGCTCACGATCGGCTGCAAAAGCATGGAAGAAGATTTGACGGTAGGCCGCTTCAATTAAAGTGTCTAGGTCTGATGGGGAAAGCAGGTTTTCCGTAGAGAAAATCCTGGGTTGTTCTTCTCCGGGAACCTCATAGCCCGCGACCCGCTGATTTTGGCTAACAGGGGAATATTCTAAAAGAGGAATCGTCACGCCTGAAAATCTCCCTTTCCTTACAAAATCTTACAAAAGTTACTCCTAATCATATAGGGATGAGGGCAGCATTATTCGACTTAGTCTGATAAAAATTACATAACTTAATTTGTTGCTTAATAAAGTTGAAATGCCTTGCTACGAGAGCGATTCATGGTTCTCACCTACGAGTCAGGCGATCGCCAATGCACCCCGTGGATGCAAATTTGCTGGATCTAATCGCTGCGATAAATGAGGAGTATCAGGGGATTTCTGAAGCAATGCAACGAAGCTCAACAATTGAGGCAACACTCCGACATTAGTCAATTAATCGTTACACTACAGCCTCAGCATTCCTTCGCCCCGCCAAAATGCCAGTGGGTCTGATGTGGGAATGCAAGGGGGATGAAACCGAAGCACATCCTCGTTGCCAGCTTGATAAACAGGTGCGGGAAGGGCTAAGCCCAGACAGAGATGGGTGAGCGATCGCGCAAATTGTTCGTGGTGCCCCGGATACCCGGCATGGGCATGGGCGTATTCATGAGCAACCACCGACAACCAATCGCGTGGCATGACTCGCCCCACATCAATCAGAATCGAGATGGGGTAAACCTGAAAATTACAGACCGCATCCAGCCCAAACGCCTGAGCCAACGGAGCCGCAAAAATCTGGAGGGTAGGCTGCTCCCACGCATGGAAGCAAGCATGACAGAGCTGAAGATATCGATTGAGTTGAGCGTTGACAGCATCAATGTTGTGAGCGATCCAGGCGCAAATGGGGATACGGTGTTCCAGGTCGTAGACCAAATCCACCATTTCTG
This portion of the Oscillatoria sp. FACHB-1407 genome encodes:
- a CDS encoding phycobilisome rod-core linker polypeptide; the encoded protein is MTIPLLEYSPVSQNQRVAGYEVPGEEQPRIFSTENLLSPSDLDTLIEAAYRQIFFHAFAADRERFLESQLRSGQITVRDFIRGLLLSNTYRRSFYDLNSNYRFVEQTVQRVLGRDVYNEREKIAWSIVVATKGIVGFVDDLLNSQEYLDAFGYDIVPYQRRRVLPGRTEGELPFNIKSPRYDEYYRGKLGFPQVIWQTTVRSYVPQDKKPKAGSPAQFLDMARSISPRSNPPQRISALNIDYERAVPYRK